The Eubacterium ventriosum genome includes the window AGTGAAATGTTCATGAATTTTTCCACTGGCAATTTTGTCATATGTTGTACCACTTACAATTACAAGCTTTACTCCACTTGCAAGTAAAGGCTTCATAGCTGCAACAGCTTCCTCAACAGGAGCCTGTCTTGACATTACGGCTGTTCCGTCCCAGTCGAAAAATATTGCCTTATATTTCTTGGACATATTCTTCTCCTTCCTTATTTAAAGTGATAGGTTCATGATTACTCTTAAATGTAATAGGAACCTGATTAAGTAATTTATATGTAACCTTACCCTGTTCAATTTTGATTCTCATATCGCTACCATGATATTCAACACAGAATTCGTATGACTTCCACTGTTCAGGAAGTTTTGGATGAATTGTAAGTTCGCCTGTGTTAGAACGAACACCTGCGAAACCAAATACAATACCCTGCCATGTTCCTGCCATGTTAGCTGCATGGATTCCTGCATAGAAATTATCATGCATATCATCAAGATCCATTCTTGCTGACTGTGAGAAATACTTGTAAGCTTCTTCATCGTATCCAATCTGGCTTGCAAGGATTCCAAAAATACAAGTAGATAATGATGAATGATGAAGTGTAACTGTCTGATAGAAATCATAGTTTCTCTTAAGCTCTTCTTCTGTAAAGAAGTTACTATGAAGTAACATTCCAAGAATTGCATCAGCCTGTTTTGACATCTTCTGTCTGTAGACAAACAATGGATGATAATTTTCGTATAATAAATGTCTCTTTTCTTCCGGAATCTTAGATTCATCCCAAGGCTTTCTCATCATAAATCCGTCATCCTGTGGATAAATCTGTAATTTTTCATCAAATGGGAAATACATATTGTTAATAATTCTTTCCCAGTATTCTAGTTCTTCGTCTTCAAGTTCTAACTTTTCAACTAACTTGTTGTATGCATCTTCGTCAAGACTCTTCATTCTGTCTAATGCCCACATAGCACTACGAATGTTTTCTCTTGCCATTAAGTTAGTATAGAAGTTATTATCAACGATTGCGTTGTATTCATCAGGTCCTGTTACTGAACAAATACAATATTTGTTATCCTTGCATTCTGCGAAGCATCCTACATCTGCCCAAACTCTTGCAGTTTCAACTAATACTTCTGCTGCTCTGTCGATTAAGTACTGGTCATCACCTGTAATATCAAGGTAGAGCTTAAATGCATATGCAATATCTGCATTAATATGATACTGAGCTGTTCCAAGTGGAAAATATGTTGATGCTTCTTTACCATTGATAGTTCTCCATGGATACAATGCACCTTTCATATGTCCTAAAACTTTAGCTCTGTCTCTTGCATCATCAAGAGTGTCATATCTATAATTTAATAACTGCTTAGCTAATTCTGAATCTGTGTAAACGAATACAGGAAGTACATACATTTCTGTATCCCAGAAATAATGACCTTCGTATCCTTCACCACTAAGTCCCTTAGCTCCCATACCTGTTCTGCCATCACGACCTGCAGACTGCATAATATGGAATAAGTTAAATCTGATACCCTGCTGTAATTCTTCATCGCCTTCAATCTTAATGTCGGCTTTGCTCCAGAATTCATCCATCTTTTCTTTCTGAAGTGCTTCGTATTTGTCATAACCTAATACTTTTGCTTCTGAAAGTTTAGCTCTAATAAATGGAAGAATTTCTTCTTTAGGCATATCAAGTTCTGAAGTGTAAGCAATCATCTTTTCAAATGTTACTTCTTTGCCTTCTTCAGCATAAACTTCATATGAAGTATGTCCGTCTTCTTCTCCAATAACACATTCAGTCATATGACCGTCTGTAACAACAACACTACCACAAGCCATTGAAAGTTTACTGTTCTTTGTTTCTCCCTGGTATAAAATATAATCTTCATCAGATTTTAATTCTTCTACCACAAGATGTTTACCAAATGGGCCATAGTCAACTAAAGGATTAGTCTTTCTTGTGTGGTTTTCAACGCCTGCTTCAACGTAAGAACTAAACTTAACTGTGCCTTCAAAATTAATAGGTGTAACCTTAATCTGAATAGCCATAATGTTCTTATCAGCAAGAGAAACCAATCTCTTAAATGTTGCTTTAACTTCCTTGCCCTTAGGTGATTTCCAAACAACGTTTCTTACAACAATACCTTCATTCATAAGAAGGCTTCTGCTGTATTCAACTATTTCTCCTGCTTTTAAATCGAACATTTCACCATTTACTTCAATAGTGGTCTTTTTTAAATTAGGTAAATTAAGTAATGACTGGCTTGTTTCAGGGAAACCAAAGTTCCACTCACCATATCTTATATGTTCACTTTCATAAAAGCCATTAATGAAGTTTCCTTCCAGACCTTCATCTACCGTGAAAGGATATCCTTCGTCAAATGTACCACGAGTACCAATGTAGCCGTTTGAAAGTGCAAATGTTGTCTCGTTTCTATAATTCCAGTCTTTAACAAACTTTTCTTCGGTAACTTTCCATTCTTCTACCGGATATGTATTTTTTTCCATTCTCTATTCCTTTCTTTAACCCTTTACAGCACCTGCTGTCATACTTTCCATAACTTGCTTCTGTAAGATAATAAAGATAATAATTGTTGGAAGAACCGTGATTATTACCGCCGCAAACAGTGCAGAGTAGTTATTAGCAAATGTTCCTAAGTAATAGTTAAGTGCGATTGGAACTGTTCTAGCTGTATCACCACTTGTGAGCATTAATGCGAAGTAGAATTCGTTCCATGTATTAATAAACTGTAACATTGCGATTGTTGCCAAACCAGGCTTAGCCAATGGTAAAACAACCTTTGTAAATGACTGAATAAATGTTGCGCCATCAATATATGCTGATTCTTCAAGCGCTACTGGAATAGTCTTGTAGTAACTTACCATTACGAAGAATGACATTGGAATACCCATTGCTGCATACACGATAATCAGTCCAAATTTTGTATCGTATAAACCTAATGTTTTGAAAATTGCAAACAATGGCTGTGATATGGCCTGTGCTGGAAGCATCAATGATGCTGAAATTAAAAGCACTAAGATTGTTTTCAATTTAAAGTTATATCTTGCTACAACGTATGCACACATTGCTACGAAGCAAACTGTAACAGCTACGCTGACTAATACGATAATGATACTGTTTAAAAAATATTCCTGAATAGGTGCATATTTGAATGCATCGACATAGTTCTTAAAATTAAATGACTTTGGAAGTGCAATTGCAGATGTATTAATTTCTGCATATGTTTTAAACGAACTTAAACCAGCCCAAATAATAGGTCCGATTGAAATAACTACAATCAAAGCAAGAAAGAGATATTTTAAAATTCCGCAAACTACGCGAACACCAACCGGCTGTTTTTTTACTGAACCAAGCTGCATAGGCATTGGTATGTATTTTTCCTTCTTAGCCATGTTTTTATACCTCCTTCATTTCCTGTTTCTGGTTAAATAATTTCTGAATTAAGATAACTAATACTAATCCTAATGCAATCTGGATAACACCTACCGCGTTAGCCTTACCATAGTTGTTTTCAAGAGTGATAATCTTGTACAAGTATGTTGGTAAGTTAAGTGTTGCATTACCTGGACCACCCTTAGTTGTCATATAAATAATATCGAACTGTGATACCATTGCTACTGATGCTAAAACTACACAAGTGCCAAATGCATTCTTCATTAATGGAATTGTAATATATCTGTCTGCCTGTGCAGGTGTAGCACCGTCTACCATTGCTGCTTCGTAGATGTCAGGGCTTATCGCTCCCATTTCACCCATGAAGATTAACATATTAAATCCTGAGTAAAATACCCAAGTTGCTGTCACTGTCATAAATGCATATTTTGAGTTACCGAATAAGTTTAATACCTGAGTTGTGTCAAGTCCGAACTTTTCGTAAATAATCTTGATTACACCAAAAGATGGGTTTAATAATAATGAAAACATTACTGCTGTTGCTGCTGTCGGGACAATGTTAGGAATAACATATGCAACTCTTGCAAATTTCCATCCCTTTGGTTTTCTACGTAAGATAAGTGCCATAACGAAACCAAATCCTACATGAAGCGTTGACTGAATTAATACCCACTTCAAAGTGTTAACTATAGATACTGAAAAATCAGGATCTGCAAATATTGTCTTGAAATTCTTTAAGCCTTCAAATACCGGTGACTGTGTAAGTGAGTAATCACAAAATGAAGTAGTGATAACCATTACAAATGGAATGGCATATACTAAACAAAACAGTACTAAACAAGGTAATGAGAATGCTAATATCCAACCTTTTTTTCCTCTTGTGCTCATATTTTTCCTATTTCCTTTCAAAAAAAGAGCGCTGCACTATTTTCTAGTGCAGCACCCATCATCAATTTGCTCTAGTTTTTCTTAGCTGCAT containing:
- a CDS encoding carbohydrate ABC transporter permease is translated as MSTRGKKGWILAFSLPCLVLFCLVYAIPFVMVITTSFCDYSLTQSPVFEGLKNFKTIFADPDFSVSIVNTLKWVLIQSTLHVGFGFVMALILRRKPKGWKFARVAYVIPNIVPTAATAVMFSLLLNPSFGVIKIIYEKFGLDTTQVLNLFGNSKYAFMTVTATWVFYSGFNMLIFMGEMGAISPDIYEAAMVDGATPAQADRYITIPLMKNAFGTCVVLASVAMVSQFDIIYMTTKGGPGNATLNLPTYLYKIITLENNYGKANAVGVIQIALGLVLVILIQKLFNQKQEMKEV
- a CDS encoding carbohydrate ABC transporter permease, producing the protein MAKKEKYIPMPMQLGSVKKQPVGVRVVCGILKYLFLALIVVISIGPIIWAGLSSFKTYAEINTSAIALPKSFNFKNYVDAFKYAPIQEYFLNSIIIVLVSVAVTVCFVAMCAYVVARYNFKLKTILVLLISASLMLPAQAISQPLFAIFKTLGLYDTKFGLIIVYAAMGIPMSFFVMVSYYKTIPVALEESAYIDGATFIQSFTKVVLPLAKPGLATIAMLQFINTWNEFYFALMLTSGDTARTVPIALNYYLGTFANNYSALFAAVIITVLPTIIIFIILQKQVMESMTAGAVKG
- a CDS encoding glycoside hydrolase family 65 protein, translated to MEKNTYPVEEWKVTEEKFVKDWNYRNETTFALSNGYIGTRGTFDEGYPFTVDEGLEGNFINGFYESEHIRYGEWNFGFPETSQSLLNLPNLKKTTIEVNGEMFDLKAGEIVEYSRSLLMNEGIVVRNVVWKSPKGKEVKATFKRLVSLADKNIMAIQIKVTPINFEGTVKFSSYVEAGVENHTRKTNPLVDYGPFGKHLVVEELKSDEDYILYQGETKNSKLSMACGSVVVTDGHMTECVIGEEDGHTSYEVYAEEGKEVTFEKMIAYTSELDMPKEEILPFIRAKLSEAKVLGYDKYEALQKEKMDEFWSKADIKIEGDEELQQGIRFNLFHIMQSAGRDGRTGMGAKGLSGEGYEGHYFWDTEMYVLPVFVYTDSELAKQLLNYRYDTLDDARDRAKVLGHMKGALYPWRTINGKEASTYFPLGTAQYHINADIAYAFKLYLDITGDDQYLIDRAAEVLVETARVWADVGCFAECKDNKYCICSVTGPDEYNAIVDNNFYTNLMARENIRSAMWALDRMKSLDEDAYNKLVEKLELEDEELEYWERIINNMYFPFDEKLQIYPQDDGFMMRKPWDESKIPEEKRHLLYENYHPLFVYRQKMSKQADAILGMLLHSNFFTEEELKRNYDFYQTVTLHHSSLSTCIFGILASQIGYDEEAYKYFSQSARMDLDDMHDNFYAGIHAANMAGTWQGIVFGFAGVRSNTGELTIHPKLPEQWKSYEFCVEYHGSDMRIKIEQGKVTYKLLNQVPITFKSNHEPITLNKEGEEYVQEI